The following are from one region of the Nymphaea colorata isolate Beijing-Zhang1983 chromosome 7, ASM883128v2, whole genome shotgun sequence genome:
- the LOC116257323 gene encoding uncharacterized protein LOC116257323, producing MIGDMLKTLKKNDAKELTRLIQNEDFWRKGKEIIRFVEPLVRVLKMVDGEGATMGYLYEALDRAKEAIKSACNNMREKYISYWSIIDKRWNRNLNSPIYAAAAYLNPHLFWNNKVRMNDEVRKGLELAIEKLLVPEDCANMSLELAKYQTRHPSLFRGELSMNIIDTSHPRVWWLICGCSVPILQRVAIKILSQPCSASACERNWSAFEAVNTKKRSNLLPSRLTDLVFIRMNMHLQSMAAEIANINADRIYIDHVNPFPEAENLEVGLSSDLEEEDDEECGPSRTNEEDDSTSWDED from the exons ATGATTGGAGACATGTTGAAaacactgaaaaaaaatgatgcaaaagAACTTACAAGGctcattcaaaatgaagatttttggagaaagggaaaagaaataatAAGGTTTGTTGAACCATTAGTGAGAGTACTTAAGATGGTAGATGGGGAAGGAGCCACTATGGGCTATTTGTATGAAGCACTTGATAGAGCTAAAGAAGCTATCAAGAGTGCATGCAAcaacatgagagaaaaatatatttcatattgGAGTATAATTGACAAGAGATGGAACCGTAATTTGAACAGTCCCATATATGCCGCAGCAGCTTATCTAAATCCTCATTTGTTCTGGAATAATAAAGTAAGGATGAATGATGAAGTTCGGAAAGGTTTGGAGTTAGCAATAGAAAAACTTCTTGTTCCTGAGGATTGTGCAAATATGTCTCTTGAATTGGCCAAATATCAAACCAGACATCCATCATTATTTCGTGGTGAGCTATCCATGAATATTATTGACACTTCTCATCCAC GTGTTTGGTGGTTGATATGTGGATGTTCTGTTCCTATTCTTCAAAGAGtagcaatcaaaattttaagccaGCCATGCAGTGCATCAGCTTgcgaaagaaattggagtgcatTTGAAGCTGTTAATACAAAGAAGAGAAGCAATCTTTTACCATCTAGATTAACTGATTTGGTATTCATTAGAATGAACATGCATTTGCAAAGCATGGCTGCAGAAATAGCAAACATAAATGCAGATCGAATCTATATTGACCATGTGAATCCATTTCCAGAAGCAGAAAATTTAGAGGTTGGGTTGTCTTCAgatttagaagaagaagatgatgaagaatgcGGACCAAGTAGAAccaatgaagaagatgactcTACTTCATGGGATGAAGATTAA